In Pungitius pungitius chromosome 2, fPunPun2.1, whole genome shotgun sequence, a single window of DNA contains:
- the LOC119210949 gene encoding C-X-C motif chemokine 10-like has protein sequence MSGIMKVFLLLAVMFCISEAQLDHTSGNQCLCTNVRRGIQSGTNMKDIQIQIYPKTIFCDKVEIVVTNNNGHRYCLNPEVKAVQRLIARMIKSAASKTTRPTDTTSSSSTAHI, from the exons ATGTCCGGCATCATGAAAGTCTTTCTGCTCCTGGCTGTCATGTTCTGCATCTCTGAAGCCCAGC TTGATCACACATCTGGGAATCAGTGTCTGTGTACAAATGTCCGAAGGGGAATTCAAAGTGGGACAAACATGAAGGACATCCAGATCCAGATCTACCCAAAAACCATCTTCTGTGACAAAGTGGAGATTGT GGTCACCAACAACAACGGCCATCGCTACTGCCTGAACCCCGAGGTGAAGGCGGTGCAAAGACTCATCGCTAGGATGAT CAAATCGGCAGCCTCTAAAACAACCAGACCCACCGacaccacctccagcagcagcacagctcaCATCTGA
- the gfpt2 gene encoding glutamine--fructose-6-phosphate aminotransferase [isomerizing] 2 — protein sequence MCGIFAYLNYRVTRTRKEIYETLVKGLLRLEYRGYDSAGIAVDGPKKTTNDGTICIIKTKGKVKALDEELYKKDSLDLEEKLDTHFGLAHTRWATHGEPSPVNSHPHRSDKNNEFVVIHNGIITNYKELKAYLINKGYEFESETDTEVIPKLTKYVYDNRENDSITFSTLVERVILQLEGAFALVFKSRHFPGEAVSTRRGSPLLIGVRSEQELTTDNIPIQYNSVQEKNSHNRPDSSSPIDCVGDGRPVEYYFASDASAIIEHTNKVLYLEDNDIAVVNAGKLSILRVKHQHGEDPVRAIQTLQMELQQIMKGNFDAFMQKEIFEQPESVVNTMRGRICFDSKTVILGGLKDHLKEIKRCRRLIVIGCGTSFHAAVATRQVLEELTELSVMVELASDFLDRNTPVFRDDVCFFISQSGETADTLMALRYCKGQGALTVGVTNTVGSSICRETDCGVHVNAGPEIGVASTKAYTSQFVALIMFALMMSEDRLSRQQRRMEIIEGLRVLPELIKKVLALDKKIKAIADELYEQKSLLVMGRGFHYATCLEGALKIKEITYMHSEGILAGELKHGPLALIDKDMPVIMIIMRDACYTKCQNALQQVTARSGRPIILCCQDDPEISQMAYHTIELPHTVDCLQGILSVIPLQLLSFHLAVLRGYDVDFPRNLAKSVTVE from the exons ATGTGTG GGATCTTTGCCTACCTGAACTACCGAGTGACTCGCACCAGAAAGGAGATATATGAGACGCTGGTGAAGGGACTGCTGAGGCTGGAGTACAGAGGGTACGATTCAGCAG GCATCGCTGTGGACGGCCCCAAGAAGACGACCAATGACGGCACCATCTGCATAATTAAGACCAAGGGGAAGGTCAAGGCTCTGGATGAAGAGCTTTACA AGAAGGACTCcctggacctggaggagaagctggacacACACTTTGGCCTCGCTCACACTCGCTGGGCCACACACGGAGAGCCCAGCCCTGTCAACAGCCACCCTCACCGCTCGGACAAGAACAACG AGTTCGTTGTTATCCACAATGGCATCATCACAAACTACAAAGAGCTGAAGGCGTACCTC ATCAACAAAGGATACGAGTTTGAGTCCGAGACGGACACAGAAGTCATCCCAAAATTGACCAAATATGTTTACGACAACCGAGAAAATGACAGCATCACCTTCTCAACCCTGGTGGAGAGGGTCATTCTGCAGCTG GAGGGGGCCTTCGCTCTGGTCTTTAAGAGCCGTCATTTCCCTGGAGAGGCTGTGTCGACCAg GAGAGGAAGTCCGTTGCTCATTGGTGTGCGCAGCGAGCAGGAGCTGACGACTGACAACATCCCCATCCAGTACAACAGTG TTCAGGAGAAGAACAGCCACAATCGTCCCGACAGCTCCAGCCCCATCGACTGTGTGGGGGACGGCCGGCCTGTGGAGTATTACTTTGCCTCTGATGCCAG CGCCATCATCGAGCACACCAACAAGGTGCTGTATCTGGAGGATAACGACATCGCAGTGGTGAACGCCGGGAAGCTGTCCATCCTCCGGGTGAAGCACCAGCATGGTGAGGATCCAGTGAGGGCCATCCAGACCCTGCAGATGGAGCTGCAACAGATCATGAAAG GTAACTTTGATGCTTTCATGCAGAAGGAGATCTTTGAGCAGCCGGAGTCCGTCGTCAACACCATGAGGGGACGGATTTGCTTCGACTCAAAGACAG TGATTCTCGGTGGGCTGAAGGACCACCTGAAAGAAATCAAACGATGCAGGCGGCTGATTGTGATCGGCTGTGGGACAAGCTTCCACGCTGCAGTGGCT ACCAGACAGGTCCTCGAGGAGCTGACGGAGCTGTCAGTCATGGTGGAGCTGGCAAGCGACTTCTTGGACCGCAACACGCCTGTTTTTAGGGACGACGTTTGCTTCTTCATCAGTCAGTcag GAGAGACAGCCGACACCTTAATGGCGCTCCGCTACTGCAAGGGTCAAGGTGCTCTGACGGTCGGCGTGACCAACACTGTCGGCAGCTCCATTTGCAGAGAAACAGACTGCGGCGTCCACGTCAATGCTGGGCCGGAGATAGGAGTGGCTAGCACTAAG GCTTACACCAGTCAGTTTGTGGCCCTCATCATGTTTGCCCTCATGATGAGCGAGGACAGGCTCTCCAGACAGCAGAGAAGAATGGAGATCATCGAAGGCCTCAGGGTGTTGCCCG AGCTGATAAAGAAAGTGTTGGCCCTTGATAAGAAGATCAAAGCCATCGCTGATGAACTCTATGAGCAGAAGTCTCTTCTGGTTATGGGCCGAGGTTTCCACTACGCCACCTGCCTGGAGGGGGCGCTG AAAATTAAGGAGATCACCTACATGCACTCCGAGGGCATCCTGGCCGGGGAGCTGAAGCACGGCCCTCTGGCCCTCATAGACAAGGACATGCCGGTCATCATGATCATCATGAGGGACGCCTGCTACACCAAGTGCCAGAACGCTCTGCAACAAGTCACTGCCCGATCG GGTCGGCCCATCATCCTTTGTTGCCAGGACGACCCTGAGATCAGTCAGATGGCCTACCACACCATTGAGCTGCCGCATACTGTGGACTGTCTGCAGGGGATCCTCAGCGTCATCCCCCTGCAGCTCCTGTCCTTCCACTTGGCTGTCCTGCGAGGATATGAC gtgGACTTTCCCAGAAACTTGGCCAAATCTGTGACTGTGGAATAA
- the kiaa1191 gene encoding putative monooxygenase p33MONOX isoform X2 — MTSPQGDLPALESGTPSGLFGTCSSPIGLTRRNEGQIQRKLVAVEAASPVKSPAPVVKTKATSLVSELMIKQTHESLQRFEHQAGLTEAGYCPHKGLSAEETRFHLLVDGKSTKLKMPSGDFKEDRCTTSNQSTPSVTPSVTPSVTPSVTPSVTPHSSPSVSRRSWFQQSPVPFLGNPELHSPNHSTDMGGNEGRGGAERWSFFGSRSVVQKSPTDPGCETSTGFSLQSYFGMQKSSTMDGTNTQVNFKVDNPANFIPPKIEISGIENKPAPTKPHKLKPRDMNVLTPSGF; from the exons ATGACCTCACCACAGGGAGACCTTCCAG CACTGGAGTCGGGCACCCCATCGGGTCTTTTCGGCACCTGTTCGTCTCCCATCGGATTGACTAGGCGCAAT GAGGGCCAGATCCAACGGAAGTTGGTGGCTGTTGAGGCAGCTTCGCCAGTCAAGTCCCCGGCACCTGTTGTGAAAACTAAAGCCACCTCTTTAGTGAGCGAACTGATGATCA AGCAGACTCACGAGAGCCTCCAGAGGTTTGAGCACCAGGCAGGGCTCACTGAAGCCGGGTACTGTCCCCACAAGGGGCTCTCTGCTGAGGAGACACGTTTTCACCTACTGGTCGACGGCAAATCAACA aagTTGAAAATGCCAAGCGGGGACTTCAAGGAGGACAGGTGTACAACATCAAACCAATCCACCCCTTCTGTCACCCCTTCTGTCACCCCCTCTGTCACCCCCTCTGTCACCCCCAGTGTGACTCCCCACTCATCACCGTCTGTTAGTCGCAG GAGCTGGTTCCAGCAGAGTCCTGTTCCTTTTCTTGGCAATCCAGAGCTTCATAGTCCCAACCACAGCACAGACATGGGAGGAAATGAGGGCAGagggggagcagagaggtggagcTTCTTTGGATCTCGATCTGTGGTACAGAAGTCCCCCACCGACCCAGGCTGTGAAACCAGCACAG GCTTCTCACTGCAGTCCTATTTCGGCATGCAGAAGTCCTCTACCATGGATGGCACCAACACACAGGTTAACTTCAAGGTGGACAACCCAGCCAATTTCATCCCCCCAAAGATTGAAATCTCGGGTATCGAGAACAAGCCGGCACCCACGAAGCCACACAAACTAAAACCTCGGGACATGAATGTTTTAACACCCTCGGGCTTCTGA
- the kiaa1191 gene encoding putative monooxygenase p33MONOX isoform X1: protein MTSPQGDLPALESGTPSGLFGTCSSPIGLTRRNVSYDELMDATIHSPPDMAVNIFWKDPVIPRHRFRKNAEEGQIQRKLVAVEAASPVKSPAPVVKTKATSLVSELMIKQTHESLQRFEHQAGLTEAGYCPHKGLSAEETRFHLLVDGKSTKLKMPSGDFKEDRCTTSNQSTPSVTPSVTPSVTPSVTPSVTPHSSPSVSRRSWFQQSPVPFLGNPELHSPNHSTDMGGNEGRGGAERWSFFGSRSVVQKSPTDPGCETSTGFSLQSYFGMQKSSTMDGTNTQVNFKVDNPANFIPPKIEISGIENKPAPTKPHKLKPRDMNVLTPSGF from the exons ATGACCTCACCACAGGGAGACCTTCCAG CACTGGAGTCGGGCACCCCATCGGGTCTTTTCGGCACCTGTTCGTCTCCCATCGGATTGACTAGGCGCAATGTAAGCTATGATGAGCTCATGGATGCCACCATACATTCACCTCCAGACATGGCTGTCAACATCTTTTGGAAAGACCCTGTCATCCCACGGCACAGGTTCAGGAAGAATGCAGAG GAGGGCCAGATCCAACGGAAGTTGGTGGCTGTTGAGGCAGCTTCGCCAGTCAAGTCCCCGGCACCTGTTGTGAAAACTAAAGCCACCTCTTTAGTGAGCGAACTGATGATCA AGCAGACTCACGAGAGCCTCCAGAGGTTTGAGCACCAGGCAGGGCTCACTGAAGCCGGGTACTGTCCCCACAAGGGGCTCTCTGCTGAGGAGACACGTTTTCACCTACTGGTCGACGGCAAATCAACA aagTTGAAAATGCCAAGCGGGGACTTCAAGGAGGACAGGTGTACAACATCAAACCAATCCACCCCTTCTGTCACCCCTTCTGTCACCCCCTCTGTCACCCCCTCTGTCACCCCCAGTGTGACTCCCCACTCATCACCGTCTGTTAGTCGCAG GAGCTGGTTCCAGCAGAGTCCTGTTCCTTTTCTTGGCAATCCAGAGCTTCATAGTCCCAACCACAGCACAGACATGGGAGGAAATGAGGGCAGagggggagcagagaggtggagcTTCTTTGGATCTCGATCTGTGGTACAGAAGTCCCCCACCGACCCAGGCTGTGAAACCAGCACAG GCTTCTCACTGCAGTCCTATTTCGGCATGCAGAAGTCCTCTACCATGGATGGCACCAACACACAGGTTAACTTCAAGGTGGACAACCCAGCCAATTTCATCCCCCCAAAGATTGAAATCTCGGGTATCGAGAACAAGCCGGCACCCACGAAGCCACACAAACTAAAACCTCGGGACATGAATGTTTTAACACCCTCGGGCTTCTGA
- the mapk9 gene encoding mitogen-activated protein kinase 9 → MSEADGQFYSVQVGDSTFTVLQRYQQLRAIGSGAQGIVCSALDSVLGVPVAVKKLCRPFQNQTHAKRAYRELVLLKCVNHKNIIRLINVFTPQKSLEEFQDLYLVMELMDASLCQVIHMDLDHERMSYLLYQILCGIRHLHSAGIIHRDLKPSNIVVKSDCTLKILDFGLARTACTNFMMTPYVVTRYYRAPEVILGMKYKENVDIWSVGCIMGEMVKGGVIFQGTDHIDQWNKVIEVLGTPSLEFMNRLMETVRNYVMNKPQYPGVSFNELFPDWAFPSDSEHDKVKTSQARDLLSKMLVVDPECRISVEEALNHPYIHVWYDPGEADAPPPQISDKQLEEREHSIEQWKELIYEEVIDWEERNKNGLMKEDSSDVVSGSASQSSSANDISSMSTEHTVASDTDSSSIDTLTGPLDESQ, encoded by the exons ATGAGTGAGGCAGACGGCCAGTTCTACAGCGTCCAGGTGGGAGACTCCACCTTCACGGTGCTCCAGCGCTACCAGCAGCTCCGGGCCATCGGGTCCGGCGCCCAAGGCATCGTCTG CTCTGCTCTGGATTCAGTCCTCGGTGTCCCGGTGGCAGTGAAAAAGCTGTGTCGTCCCTTCCAGAACCAGACGCACGCCAAGCGGGCCTACAGGGAGCTGGTGCTGCTAAAATGTGTCAATCACAAGAAT ATCATCCGTCTGATCAATGTGTTCACGCCTCAGAAGTCCCTGGAGGAGTTCCAGGACTT GTACCTTGTAATGGAGTTGATGGATGCCAGTCTATGCCAGGTGATCCACATGGACCTGGACCATGAGCGGATGTCCTATCTGCTCTACCAGATCCTCTGTGGCATCAGGCACCTTCACTCTGCTGGCATCATCCACAGG GACCTGAAGCCCAGTAACATTGTAGTGAAGTCGGATTGCACTTTAAAGATCTTGGATTTCGGTTTGGCTCGTACGGCCTGCACTAACTTCATGATGACTCCGTATGTGGTGACCAGATACTACCGCGCGCCAGAGGTCATACTGGGCATGAAGTACAAGGAGAATG TGGACATCTGGTCAGTGGGGTGCATCATGGGAGAGATGGTAAAAGGCGGCGTCATCTTCCAGGGCACCGACC ACATCGACCAGTGGAATAAGGTGATTGAGGTTCTGGGCACGCCCAGCCTGGAGTTCATGAACCGACTGATGGAGACCGTGAGGAACTATGTGATGAACAAGCCGCAGTATCCCGGCGTCAGCTTCAACGAGCTTTTCCCCGACTGGGCCTTTCCTTCTGACTCGGAACACGACAAAGTGAAGA CAAGTCAAGCACGGGACCTGCTGTCCAAAATGCTGGTGGTTGATCCCGAATGTCGCATCTCCGTAGAAGAAGCCCTCAATCACCCGTACATCCATGTGTGGTACGACCCCGGGGAGGCGGACGCG CCTCCTCCCCAGATTTCAGACAAACagctggaagagagagagcactCCATCGAGCAATGGAAAG AACTAATTTATGAAGAGGTGATTGATTGGGAAGAGAGGAACAAGAATGGACTGATGAAAGAAGACAGTTCAG atgtgGTGTCAGGTTCAGCCTCACAGTCCTCGTCAGCTAACGACATCTCGTCCATGTCCACGGAGCACACCGTGGCCTCGGACacggacagcagcagcatcgaCACGCTGACGGGGCCGCTGGACGAGAGTCAGTGA